From the genome of Orcinus orca chromosome 5, mOrcOrc1.1, whole genome shotgun sequence, one region includes:
- the LOC117199322 gene encoding ORM1-like protein 1, with product IANVNVGVAHSEVNPNTRVMNSRGMWTAYALGVGLLRIVLLSIPVAWTLTNVIPNLGMYVFLHAVKGTPFETPGQGKARLLTHWEQLDYGVQFTSSRKFFTMSPIILYFLASFYTKYDPTHFILNTAALLSVLVPKMPQLRGVRIFGMNKY from the coding sequence ATCGCAAACGTGAATGTTGGAGTTGCCCACAGTGAGGTGAATCCAAATACCCGTGTAATGAACAGCCGGGGTATGTGGACGGCATACGCTTTGGGAGTTGGCTTGCTTCGTATCGTTTTACTCAGTATTCCTGTTGCCTGGACCTTAACAAATGTTATCCCTAATCTGGGGATGTATGTATTTTTGCATGCAGTAAAAGGAACGCCATTTGAAACTCCTGGCCAGGGTAAAGCGAGGCTCCTAACACACTGGGAACAACTGGACTATGGAGTACAGTTTACATCTTCACGGAAGTTTTTCACAATGTCTCCAATAATTCTATATTTTCTGGCAAGTTTCTATACGAAGTATGATCCAACTCACTTCATCTTAAACACAGCTGCTCTCCTGAGTGTGCTAGTTCCCAAAATGCCGCAGCTACGTGGTGTTCGGATCTTTGGAATGAATAAGTATTGA